A window of the Scandinavium goeteborgense genome harbors these coding sequences:
- the rapA gene encoding RNA polymerase-associated protein RapA: MPFTLGQRWISDTESELGLGTVVALDARMVTLLYPATGENRLYARNDSPITRVMFNPGDTITSHDGWQLRVDEVKEENGLLAYTGTRLDTEEEGVELREVLLDSKLIFSKPQDRLFAGQIDRMDRFALRYRARKYQSEEYRMPWSGLRGQRTSLIPHQLHIAHDVGRRHAPRVLLADEVGLGKTIEAGMILHQQLLSGAAERVLVVVPETLQHQWLVEMLRRFNLRFALFDDERYAEAQHDAENPFETEQLVICSLDFVRRSKQRLEHLCDAEWDIMVVDEAHHLVWSEDAPSREYQAIEQLAERVPGVLLLTATPEQLGLESHFARLRLLDPNRFHDFEQFVEEQQNFRPVADAVSLLLSGEKLNNEQMNALSELMGEQDIEPLLAAANSSSDDSESARQELISMLMDRHGTSRVLFRNTRHGVKGFPKRELHTIKLPLPTQYQTAIKVSGIMGARKSSEERARDMLYPEQIYQEFEGDTGTWWNFDPRVEWLMGYLTSHRSQKVLVICAKAATALQLEQVLREREGIRAAVFHEGMSIVERDRAAAWFGEEDTGAQVLLCSEIGSEGRNFQFASHLVMFDLPFNPDLLEQRIGRLDRIGQAHDIQIHVPYLEKTAQSVLVRWFHEGLDAFEHTCPTGRTIYDSVHPQLIEYLAAPENTDGFDALIKTCREQHDALKAQLEQGRDRLLEINSNGGEKAQALAESIEEQDDDTGLISFTMNLFDIIGINQDDRGENLIVLTPSDHMLVPDFPGLPEDGCTVTFERDVALSREDAQFLTWEHPLIRNGLDLILSGDTGSSTISLLKNKALPVGTLLLELIYVVEAQAPKQLQLHRFLPATPVRMLVDKNGNNLAAQVEFETFNRQLSAVNRHTGSKLVNAVQQDVHAILQQGEAQVEKVAKALIEAARQEADDKLSAELSRLESLKAVNPNIRDDELEAIESNRQQVMEALAQAGWRLDALRLIVVTHQ, from the coding sequence ATGCCTTTTACACTTGGTCAACGCTGGATCAGCGATACAGAAAGCGAGTTAGGATTAGGGACAGTCGTAGCGCTGGATGCGCGCATGGTCACTCTCCTTTATCCGGCAACGGGTGAAAACCGACTGTACGCCCGCAACGACTCCCCCATCACCCGCGTGATGTTCAATCCAGGCGATACCATTACCAGCCACGACGGCTGGCAGCTGCGCGTTGACGAAGTAAAAGAAGAAAATGGCCTGCTGGCGTACACCGGTACGCGTCTGGATACCGAAGAAGAAGGCGTTGAGTTGCGTGAAGTGCTGCTCGACAGCAAACTCATTTTCAGCAAGCCACAGGACCGTCTGTTTGCCGGGCAAATTGACCGTATGGACCGTTTCGCCCTGCGCTACCGGGCGCGTAAGTACCAAAGCGAAGAGTACCGTATGCCGTGGAGCGGCCTGCGCGGTCAGCGTACCAGCCTGATCCCGCATCAGTTGCACATCGCTCACGATGTGGGCCGTCGCCATGCGCCACGCGTCCTGTTGGCCGATGAAGTGGGTCTCGGGAAAACCATTGAAGCCGGGATGATCCTGCATCAACAGCTGCTGTCCGGTGCCGCCGAACGCGTTCTGGTTGTCGTGCCGGAAACCCTGCAACACCAGTGGCTGGTCGAGATGCTGCGCCGCTTCAACCTGCGCTTTGCGCTGTTCGATGATGAGCGTTATGCCGAAGCGCAGCACGATGCCGAGAACCCGTTTGAAACTGAACAGCTGGTGATCTGCTCGCTGGATTTCGTGCGCCGCAGCAAGCAGCGCCTGGAACACCTGTGCGACGCCGAGTGGGACATCATGGTGGTGGATGAAGCCCATCACCTGGTCTGGAGCGAAGACGCGCCGAGCCGTGAATACCAGGCCATCGAACAGCTGGCCGAACGCGTGCCGGGTGTTCTGCTTTTAACCGCGACGCCGGAACAGCTGGGCCTCGAAAGCCACTTTGCACGTCTGCGCCTGCTGGACCCGAACCGCTTCCACGATTTCGAACAGTTCGTTGAAGAACAGCAGAATTTCCGTCCGGTAGCCGACGCCGTTTCTCTGCTGCTGAGCGGCGAGAAACTGAACAACGAACAGATGAACGCCCTGAGCGAGTTAATGGGCGAGCAGGATATTGAGCCACTGCTTGCGGCGGCGAACAGCTCCAGCGATGACAGCGAAAGCGCCCGTCAGGAACTGATCTCGATGCTGATGGACCGCCACGGCACCAGCCGCGTGCTGTTCCGTAATACCCGTCACGGCGTTAAAGGTTTCCCGAAACGCGAGCTGCACACCATCAAGCTGCCGCTGCCAACGCAGTATCAGACGGCGATTAAAGTGTCCGGCATCATGGGTGCGCGTAAATCGTCAGAAGAACGCGCCCGCGACATGCTCTACCCGGAACAGATTTATCAGGAATTTGAAGGCGATACCGGCACCTGGTGGAACTTCGATCCGCGCGTTGAATGGCTGATGGGCTATCTGACCAGCCACCGCTCACAGAAAGTGCTGGTGATCTGCGCCAAAGCCGCCACCGCGCTTCAGCTGGAGCAGGTGCTTCGCGAGCGTGAAGGCATCCGTGCCGCCGTGTTCCATGAAGGCATGTCGATTGTTGAACGTGACCGTGCCGCCGCCTGGTTTGGCGAAGAAGATACCGGCGCGCAGGTGCTGCTGTGTTCTGAAATCGGCTCCGAAGGCCGTAACTTCCAGTTTGCCAGCCATCTGGTGATGTTCGATCTGCCGTTTAACCCGGATCTGCTTGAGCAGCGTATTGGTCGTCTGGACCGTATCGGCCAGGCACACGATATTCAAATCCACGTCCCGTACCTGGAAAAAACTGCGCAGTCAGTACTGGTGCGCTGGTTCCATGAAGGTCTGGACGCGTTCGAGCATACCTGCCCGACCGGCCGCACCATTTACGATAGCGTGCACCCGCAGCTGATTGAATATCTTGCGGCACCGGAAAATACCGACGGGTTCGATGCGCTGATCAAAACCTGTCGCGAACAGCACGATGCGCTGAAAGCACAGCTTGAGCAGGGGCGTGACCGTCTGCTGGAAATCAACTCCAACGGCGGTGAAAAAGCGCAGGCGTTGGCTGAAAGCATTGAAGAGCAGGATGACGACACCGGACTTATCAGCTTCACCATGAACCTGTTCGACATCATCGGCATTAACCAGGACGACCGCGGTGAAAACCTGATCGTCCTGACGCCTTCTGATCATATGCTGGTTCCGGACTTCCCGGGTCTGCCAGAAGATGGTTGCACCGTGACCTTTGAACGTGACGTGGCGCTGTCCCGCGAAGATGCACAGTTCCTGACCTGGGAACATCCGCTGATCCGTAACGGTCTGGATCTGATCCTGTCCGGCGATACCGGCAGCAGCACGATTTCACTGTTGAAAAACAAAGCATTACCGGTAGGCACCCTGCTGCTTGAACTGATTTATGTGGTGGAAGCACAGGCACCGAAGCAGCTTCAGCTGCACCGTTTCCTGCCTGCAACGCCGGTCCGTATGCTGGTCGATAAAAACGGTAACAACCTTGCGGCGCAGGTCGAGTTTGAAACCTTTAACCGTCAGCTGAGTGCCGTTAACCGTCACACTGGCAGCAAGCTGGTTAACGCCGTGCAGCAGGACGTGCATGCCATTCTGCAACAGGGTGAAGCGCAGGTAGAAAAAGTGGCGAAGGCGCTGATTGAAGCGGCTCGTCAGGAAGCTGACGACAAGCTGAGCGCAGAGTTGTCGCGTCTGGAATCACTGAAAGCGGTCAATCCGAACATCCGTGATGACGAGCTGGAAGCGATTGAAAGCAATCGTCAGCAGGTGATGGAAGCCCTGGCCCAGGCTGGCTGGCGTCTCGATGCGCTGCGACTGATCGTCGTCACGCATCAGTAA